gcagcctgacagacacactgacaataatcacttacTGTTAGAGccgctgctgttgctcctcttgacagtcctgtccctggcagccataaacctgcaggatccctccagccgcGGTCACCACATGCCCTctttcctcctcacacaaggaatgccggacagtggagtgcaggaggggctgtcagcagcagcagcgtgcaggcagagagagaagagaggagaaccagccctggccgggtacagcatccagtgactaagtgggccccccaggagtagGAGACCTGCACTTCCCAGGTGCTGATGCCGCCTGggaggcccactacagacatgtgccatgctgagctgacactttagagtctgagcctggcgggcccttctattggcctgggcccctgtgcagctgaacaggctgcacaagtgatatgtccgcctctGCTACACCCTGTATACTTTACACCCTGTATACTCTACACCCTGTGTACTCtgtaccatgggtctccaaactgcggccctccagctgttgcaaaagcacaattcccatcatgcccagacagctaaagctttggatttggctgtccaggcataatgggaaatgtagtattgcaacagctggagggccgcagtttggagacttaTCCCTAATACCCTATACCCTGTATTCTGAAAtgactgataacagagagcaatttCCCTGTCCTACATTCATCTTCTCTCTGGCCTGTAATGTCTGATAACAAGGCGGATACCTGTTACCCCCTGCTGGACAAGTGTCCCCCATCTTACCATCTCTTGTCATGAGTATTTGGgtgactatttttatttttatttctaattcTGCTCAGGCTGggatagcaaagaaaaaaaaggaaccaGTGTCAGTATGTCTGGCCGTTCTAGGCTGTCCGTCCTCTGCACTGACTGGCCAGGGACTGACACTATCAGTATGGCAGCATCGGGGATCAAAAAAAGGCAAGAACAGCTTAAGTTTTCTTTTCTATCCCAGTCTGAGCATAAATAGATATAAGAACAAAATAGTTGCCAGAATACCcctataaaagtaattttttctgCAGTAACTAATGGTAAGATGCAGTTTCTGATGTGGTCACAAGATGGCAGTAAGCACCCATTGCAATGTTCCCCATTTCGTACCACAATGATTTCTGAATTCTGAACTTTGTATCTTGGATCTTGAGCTGATGAGTGTGAGATatgcagcagggggcagtatatcaTATCTAGCTGGATACAAGGCTAGCTCGCTGGTCCTATCCCGCAGAAAAGCTGCTAtaaagcaaactgctgaaaatcCTCCTAAAATCTTTGATAGAAGGGAGTCAAATCACACAGGACATTGTagcttgctgtgtatggggcccaCAGACTGGTCAGAGGACCCATGTGACCCCTTGAAAGTGTTGTCAATAATCATCAGAACTGGATCATGGAGAGATGGAAGAAAATGCCTGTTCTGATGGGTCACATTCTCATAATGTGGAAGGCTGGGTGCATGTgcatcacttacctggggaagagatggcaccaggatgcactatgggaagaagtcaagctggtgggggcagtgtgatgggcattGTCCTGGAAAGCTTTTGTCCTGGAAGGCCAGGTGCATAACTTACCGGGGAATGTTACAATGAATAAAGGTCATAAGTCATGAGAGTTCTAAGCTTTGGGATTTAAAGATTAGAAAGTTTCAGAACTTTCCTCAACTATCAGCCATTGCTTTCATATTTCTTTATGACTGTGCTTTGGAACCTGTAGTGCctgtagggcatgctgggacttgtagttttagaATGGTGCACAGGGAGCTCAGGAATCATCTGACCTCACTTCTCATGATCGCTTTTTTCCCCAGCTAACCTGGCTTCCACTGACATCATGTTCCTGGTGTGCTGCGTGCCTTTCACCGCTACCCTTTACCCTCTACCCAGCTGGGTGTTTGGGGACTTCATGTGCAAGTTTGTGGCATATCTGCAGcaggtatgagggggggggggggggtcataagtTACTGCAGAATGGGAGTCTTTGTTTTTTGGTTCACATTAGGTGCTAATTTTCCAATACACCAAATCTCCTGCATAGACAgttacataataaacatcttagtatctgcagccaccactagggggagcttactgcatacagatgTATACtattcccattgagatcaatattGAATCTGTATTCAATCCCTGGTGGTGGCTTCCTGCCACATGGAGGCATATAATGGAGCTGATACAACTTATGCCACGTAATGGTGCATCTTGGtcagaaaataaataatttattctcTATaacaattgtaacaaaccctcagctgtgagaagtattatGTCCATGCAAAAGGTCAGAGCAGCTGTTCCCATTTGatgacagcaaacagagatcttGCACAGCCCTTTAAACATCCCTTGTAGCCGCCATTTTGGTCATTCTTTACATAGACACAATGTATACAGTGACTTCTATGTGATGTATGGCAGGTCACAGTCCAGGCCACCTGTATCACCCTGACAGCGATGAGCGCCGACCGCTGCTACGCCACCCTGTATCCCCTGAAGTCACTGAGGCACCGCACCCCCAGAGTGGCCATGATCGTCAGCATCTGTATCTGGATCGGTAAGAAGCCATCACAAGGACACAAAGTCTCATCATCATTCAGAATAAACTTATGACTTAACATATTTACTGCCCAGACCCCAGATCCAGGACCACTGTGATGTTGTCAGTATctatacaatgtgttgtgtcccCTTACAGGGTCCTTGCTGCTGTCCACACCCATCATCCCCTATCAGAAGATACAGAATGGATACTGGTACGGGCCCCGGACCTATTGCATAGAGCAGTTTCCATCTGACATCCTTAAAAAGGCGTGTATCCTCTACCAGTTCCTTGCCGTATACCTTCTGCCATTACTGACCATCTGTTTGTGCTATTCCTTGATGCTGAAGAGAGTCGGTCAGCCGGTGGTGGAGCCCATGGACAACAACTACCAGGTATTGGGATTGTTACTCCCCCACAATGTATGACCCTGGATCTAGATGTGTAcattgggatcagtgtgtgtcattctatagcaggggtagggaaccttggctctccagctgttgcaaaaccacaactcccaactCACaactatatacatagtatacactctggccgggatccctagtggcgcaaaaaaactgacattgaataacggccacagagaacctgtcagctctggccgcacgctccattgtgtgcagcggggaatttgggtgcgggtcaggggcgtagctaggggttcagcctagggggggcgagcaagtctgagtgggcccccaaccgattatgttactcaaagggaacctcgcttgacaacaatgctttctaaataataaagggtatattctgctccattactcatagtgaattaagagcagtgttagaggcttctacatttacatatatagacacataaaatgaaacagtgacttacatggggtgtcttctcatcggagtcgctcactatcccaatgtcatggatgtatgggcagtataacaggttcacctgagatctgtagttaaaactgtaaaaaaaagttaaatccattatgcaaagactattattttccctatacactgactgacccatataccatagaggtagataatttgcattctgcctaagacaggtgcatcactcacagggaggtaccgcaggctcaatcactagctaactcgggcagccactacaggctgctgcaccctgctctctgtgatccgaatcacagctttctgatttaaacatacttgtcccttatcctgtaagagactggggtggaggggtcggacctctgcccccattcccccaggatctccagatcagcccccagctcctctatgaagctgccagagagaactgggccaaatagggttaaatcagaaaaccactgttttccacatgtccagctccccctggtttccacatgtccagctccccctggtttccacatgtccagctccccctggtttccacatgtccagctccccctggtttccacatgtccagctccccctggtttccacatgtccagctccccctggtttccacatgtccagctccccctggtttccacatgtccagctcccccttgtttccaacatgtccagctccccctgtttaccagctccccctgtttccacatgtccagctccccctgtttaccagctccctctgtttccacatgtccagctccccctggtttccacatgtccagctccccctggtttccacatgtccagctccccctgcgtccacatgtccagctccccctgtttccacatgtccagctccccctctttaccagctccccctgtgtccacatgtccagctccccctatgtccacatgtccagctccccctgtgtccacatgtccagctccccctgtgtccacatgtccagctccccctgtgtccacatgtccagctccccccgtgtccacctccccctgtgtccacatgtccagctccccctgcatccacatgtccagctctagtctattcctaaagatacagactgcctgtgcagtctgtatcttatgcttttacctatagctgtgtagcggagcagtaaggccgggggcggccatcttgatgacgtcagtggtgcgttccagcgctggaacgcaagggacgtcatcaacatggcgcccggctttactgcaccgctacagaggactgggtaaagtataagatacagactgcacaggcagtctgtatcttcagaaataaacttcatgaagatacagactgcctttgcagtctgtatcttatactttacccagtcctctgtagcggtgcagtaaagccgggcgccatcttgatgacgtcccttgcgttccagcgttggaacgcaccactgtgacgtcatcaagatggccgcccccggccgtacttctccgctatacaggattaggtaaaagcataagatacagactgcacaggcagtctgtatcttcaggaatagacttagggagcaaaaattcaatagcgatctgagtgggcccctgccagagtgggcccgggggcggccgccccccctgccccccatcaaatttcgctactggtgCGGGTGCAAACTGATGCGGccccatccgaattcagcagcagtaaagatcataCACCACAGCCAGTTCTGCAGCACTggcctggatgatcttctctgacaccatctgttccatgacctggccaggtcacagaacgaccggtgtcttacgccttgtaaacatggccttacccAGTATTCTTTAGAGATTGTATCCAGAAGTAAACCTGAGACTTTCCTTTATCCCTCTAGGTGCAGCTGCTCTCTGAAAGAACCATTGCCATGCGAAGCAAAATATCCAAAATGGTGATAGTCATCGTCCTCCTCTTCACCATCTGCTGGGGTCCCATCCAGCTCTTCAGCCTCTTCCAAGGATTCTATCCAGGATTCCAGGCCAACTACGCCACCTATAAGATCAAAACCTGGGCCAACTGTATGTCCTATGCCAACTCGTCCATCAACCCCATTGTCTACGGGTTcatgggtgccagcttcaggaaATCCTTCAAGAAAGCCTTCCCTTTCATGTTCCGGAATAAGGTGAGGGATGGAAGCATCACCTCCGGCACTGTCCACAACGAAATGAAATTTGTCGCTATGGACTCAACCAACCAAGACGTGAAGTGAAGGGGTTAACTGTTCTACATGTTAGGTTTATGGTAGCATGATGGGTGATGGAGGAGCTGAGGAGatctcatagacttcaatggatacATGAAGGTGGATACAATGTACCAAACTAACAGTCAGTGAGTCTATAAAGGAATCCCCAGTAATTCATTGCGGACAATCTCTTATCACTGCCGGACTATTTATGCAGGATTCTGCCATAGAATTAGTGGTTTTCTACATGAGGAAGATGTTGTGTGTCCTGTCTGTAACAAatctttattttgtatttttattctcAACATTCATTAAATGacgataagtaaaaaaaaaaatatatatgtccaGAAATCGGAAGTGTCCACTTTACACAACTAAGGAAGTGGGATAGTATAAAAAACATTACAATATTCATAGTAATTGTAGATACAAAAAGCACAGTATCACTTCTGGTATtatcctcagtatgtctcctaaAACGCCACAGTATCACTTCTCTTTGAATTCTTAGTATGTGTTCTTAAAAGTGATTTCATATAATTTCCAAGTATGTGCCCCAattgcacagtacaacttctacAGGCTGGGTGTGATTCTCAGGATATAAGGAATTGGTCCTGGCCTCAATACAttgttaggccatattcacacaacatcagttgtgtattaatcacgggccctgttgccgatgtgcaacaaGGGGCGGGATTAATACACAACCTATGTGCAGTGtagttagagggaatcccggccaaagtgcatacacataatatacactttagccgacatgtcagttttttcattgTTTATTCATagtttattcattgaatagcggcagcagagaacctgtcagttcatacaatggagc
The nucleotide sequence above comes from Dendropsophus ebraccatus isolate aDenEbr1 chromosome 8, aDenEbr1.pat, whole genome shotgun sequence. Encoded proteins:
- the LOC138798784 gene encoding G-protein coupled receptor 54-like, which translates into the protein MGLEEGMVTEMFNLSWEDINGSDLWNWSRTNESLLNQTETGPPPFLTDAWLVPLFFALIMLVGLIGNSLVIYVITKHRQMRTATNFYIANLASTDIMFLVCCVPFTATLYPLPSWVFGDFMCKFVAYLQQVTVQATCITLTAMSADRCYATLYPLKSLRHRTPRVAMIVSICIWIGSLLLSTPIIPYQKIQNGYWYGPRTYCIEQFPSDILKKACILYQFLAVYLLPLLTICLCYSLMLKRVGQPVVEPMDNNYQVQLLSERTIAMRSKISKMVIVIVLLFTICWGPIQLFSLFQGFYPGFQANYATYKIKTWANCMSYANSSINPIVYGFMGASFRKSFKKAFPFMFRNKVRDGSITSGTVHNEMKFVAMDSTNQDVK